A DNA window from Streptomyces sp. B21-083 contains the following coding sequences:
- a CDS encoding ADP-ribosylglycohydrolase family protein, protein MASIACIPSVPAPQDAALLRDRACGALLGLAVGDALGAPAENMKPSEIRARWGRITGYVAENPAGTDDTEYAIFSGLLLARHGSALTPAHVEAAWHHWIADLDEGPFRGAGFSERGTLENLRRGLAAPISAQHRHAWSDGLAMRAAPFGVFAAGRPVEAARLVAIDGSVSHDGEGIYGGQAVAAGVAAAMAGAPTIAVVASALAVVPDDSWTARSLRRAVAVAHRGERAVRSAVVIGGYPWTDLAPEAVALAFGAYAAADGDFEESVLTAVNMGRDADTTAAVAGALAGATRGASAIPPEWAEAIGPARGTCLPSMAGHHILDIAELLTPGEGGKWGGTKPVARDPAPDQTAYVLAPDGTPTAEPEVRR, encoded by the coding sequence ATGGCATCGATCGCCTGCATTCCCTCGGTCCCGGCGCCCCAGGACGCCGCCCTGCTCCGCGACAGGGCATGTGGCGCCCTGCTCGGTCTGGCCGTGGGGGACGCCCTCGGCGCCCCCGCCGAGAACATGAAGCCCTCCGAGATCCGCGCCCGCTGGGGCCGCATCACCGGATACGTGGCCGAGAATCCCGCCGGGACGGACGACACGGAGTACGCGATCTTCTCAGGCCTCCTTCTCGCCCGGCACGGTTCGGCCCTCACTCCGGCACATGTGGAGGCGGCCTGGCACCACTGGATCGCCGACCTCGACGAGGGCCCCTTCCGGGGCGCCGGTTTCAGCGAACGCGGCACCCTGGAGAATCTGCGCCGGGGTCTCGCGGCGCCCATCTCGGCCCAGCACCGGCACGCCTGGAGCGACGGTCTCGCCATGCGGGCGGCGCCCTTCGGCGTCTTCGCGGCGGGCCGCCCGGTCGAGGCCGCCCGGCTGGTGGCGATCGACGGCTCGGTGAGCCATGACGGCGAGGGCATCTACGGCGGCCAGGCGGTGGCGGCGGGCGTGGCGGCGGCGATGGCGGGCGCGCCGACCATCGCCGTGGTGGCCTCCGCCCTGGCGGTGGTCCCCGACGACTCCTGGACGGCGCGCTCCCTGCGCCGGGCGGTCGCGGTCGCCCACCGGGGCGAACGCGCGGTCCGCTCCGCGGTGGTGATCGGCGGCTACCCCTGGACCGACCTGGCCCCCGAGGCCGTCGCCCTCGCCTTCGGCGCGTACGCGGCGGCCGACGGAGACTTCGAGGAATCGGTGCTGACAGCCGTCAACATGGGCCGCGACGCCGACACGACGGCGGCGGTGGCGGGCGCCCTGGCGGGCGCGACCCGGGGCGCCTCGGCCATCCCGCCCGAGTGGGCCGAGGCCATCGGCCCGGCCCGCGGCACCTGCCTCCCCTCCATGGCGGGCCACCACATCCTCGACATCGCGGAACTCCTGACCCCGGGCGAGGGCGGCAAATGGGGCGGCACGAAGCCGGTCGCACGGGATCCCGCACCGGACCAGACCGCATACGTCCTCGCCCCGGACGGCACCCCGACGGCCGAACCGGAGGTCCGGCGGTGA